Part of the Sandaracinaceae bacterium genome is shown below.
TGCGGATCGAGCGAAGCGATGGCGAGCGTCGGTCGACGCGCGATCTCGATGTGGCGTGTCGGCCGAAGGGATCCGTCGGCGCCACGGACCTCCCGTGCGCCGTTCATCTCACCGATCGCGATCGGCACGGCGCGCATCCGGACGCTCGCCGAGTCCAGGAGCGCGGAGCGGCGCCGAGCGTAGGCGGCGCCCGCTGGAACGGCGACCTCGCACAGCGAAGCCCACCCGCCGGCGCGCCCGGAGCGCTCGAGCGCCTCGGTGACGAACGAGAGCGGTGCGCCGGGCGGGAGTCGATAACAGACCTCCGTGGGATCGTAGGGAACGGGGATCGGCGCCCCGGCCGGGAACGAACGGGAGCGCCCGTCGAGCACGACACCGCGTCCGTCACTCTGTAACAGGACGTGTGGCCCATGCGGCAACCGTGAGGTGATGGGTCGGCGCGACAAAGCGCCGGTCGCGCGGGAGTCCTGGGTGTTCGCCTCCACGGCCGCAGCGCGCGCACGAGCAAACATGCAGCGGTGATCGGTGACATCGACGGCCGCGACCAGCGCCACTAGCGAGATCACGAGGACGCGGGCGTGGAGCTCGGAGGCGCCCGCCGCAGCAGACCGTGGTCGACACCGAAAGACGTACAGCGCGAGCGCGACAGCCGCGGCGACCAGCCCGAGGTCCAGGGCGCCCAGGCCGAGCGAGAGGTCTGCCCAGGGGAGCTCAGCCTGCGGGTTCGCCTCGAGCTGCCCGGCCACCGTTCGCTCGATCCCGCGAACCCCCGCCTGGTGGAGCAAGACCCCAGCCGCCATCGCCGACAGCGCGGCGTCGGGCAGCGCGGCCCGCGAGCGAGCCGCCGCGACGAAGGCCGACGCGGCGACGAGGAGGCCGCCCAGCATCCATGCGCTGGTCCCCCTCACGACCGCTGCACAGTCGTCGACCGAACCGCCTGCCGACTCCGGTGGCCACCCGTTCGGCGCGTGCGCCACGGCCAAGAGCGCGACCGCGCCACCGCTCACGGCGAACGCGCCCGCGTCACGATGCCGCCAGGCCCGCAGGAAGCTGAAGCACGCAACTGCACCTGCGACGGCCGGCGCCCAGCCAGCAGGGACGAGGAGCGCGGTCGCGCCCGCCGCCGCGCCGACGATGGCGCGGACGACACGTGAGGCGGAGGACCCGATGGCGGCGACGCCCAGCACCACGGCCACGAACGCGGCGAGTCCGCGTTCGTGCCAGAGCGCGAGCAAAGTCACCAGCCCGTCGAACCACTCCATCGACGGGCTTCCAGTCGCCGCGCTGGCCCACGCGGTGTCGAGGGCCACCGTCAGCATGAGGGCAGCCAAGAGTGCCCCCAGCCCACCGCCGCGTTCACGTACGTCAACCGAGCTCATCTCGCGCGAAGGCTCCGCTGAGTGGTTGACGATGTCATTTGCGACGGGGCAGTGTATCGAGGACGGAGGTTACTTGGCAGGGGTTTGGGCACATCGCGTCGGGGCGTGGACATCCAGCGGTCCAGGATATCAACATGTATTCCCGATCCGCGGACTGGATGACCTGCTGCATAGGTTGAAGCTGAGCCCGGGATTGCGCGGGCAGGTCGACCGCCTCGGAATCGTGGCGCACGGAGACCGTGACGGAGTCGTCAGGCTGGAGCCGACGATACTCAACGCCTTCACAGTCTCACGCCGGCTCACGGAGCACTTCGAGAAGCTGCGGATCTATCTCACGCCCCGAGCATTCATGTCTTTCGAGTCGTGCATCGCGGGCGCTGGGGCCGACGGGTCCGCCCTGCTGACGGCCGTGAGTCGTCAGCTGCCGGGACGGACTATCGTCGGGTACGAGGTCTTCGGACTCATCGGCAGGGAGGGGCTGCCGAATACTCCAGGACGCGTTCAGGAACGCACCAACGCGCTCGTCGACGGCGGGCGCCGCGCCTTCCTGACCCCGAGCAGCATCTTCGCGAAATGGGCCCGGGACGGGAACGTCATCCGGTGGGCGATGTACGGTCGCGATGGCTCGAACCACTGCGGCGCACCAGGGTGTCCGGGGCACGCCGAGGCGATTCACCACTGCCCACCCCCGCCAGCGCCATAGGACGGCCGGCCGACCCGCAGGTCGACGTGTCGGGCTGGTCATGAACCACATGCGCCCTCGGGGGGTCGAGCGCCCGGAGAGCTGCCTCTGATTGCGACGGCCTCGGGCTGGCCGCGCGCGCGCGTCACGCGCCCCCGAACCGATCCGCCGCGCCCCGATGTGCGAACCTCCGGCGGGGCCTACGTGCCCCCGTGACGGGCGGGCTGACCTGGGCTCGCGGCGCGCACATCCCGGGGCGAGGTGAGCACATGGACATCGGCGGACATCGGCGGTCGGAGAACTTCGAGGATCGCGGCGCGGGCCGCAGGGGACGGGGAGGCGCCGGGATCGGCGGGTTCCTGTTCTCGTTCGTGCTCCGCAAGTTCGGGCTGCCCGGGCTGCTCGTGCTCGGCCTGGTCGGCGTCGGGGTCTACTTCCTGGCCCCCGACTCGGTGCGACAGCTCCTGGGCAGCTCGGGCGGCGAGGTGCAGACCTCGGGGGCCAGCGTCTGCGAGGCGTCCGAGGGGTACGCCGCGGCCTGCGACTTCTCGCGCGTGGTCCTCGCCTCGACCGAGGACGTGTGGGCGGCGCAGTTCTCCCAGGGGCGCCTCCCCAGCTACGGCGGCGGCGGCGCGCCCTCGAGCTACCGCGCCCCCACCCTCGTCGTCTTCTCGGGCGCGGTGTCCACCGGCGGGTGCGGCAACGCGACCAGCGACGTCGGCCCGTTCTACTGCCCGGGCGACGGCAAGCTCTACATCGACCCGGACTTCTACCGGGTGATGGAGCAGCGCCTCCGCGCGCCGGGCGACTTCGCGCAGGCCTACGTCATCGCGCACGAGGTCGGCCACCACGTGCAGAACCTCATCGGCTCCACCCGCCTCGGCGTGCGCGGCGAGAGCGAAGCGCAGGTCTCCGTGCGCGTGGAGCTCCAGGCCGACTGCCTCGCCGGCGTCTGGGGCCACTTCGCGCGCTCGTCCCTCTCCATCACCGACGAGGACCTCTCGGAGGCCACCCAGGCCGCCCACTCCATCGGCGACGACGCGCTCGGCCACAGCGACGAGGCCACGTTCACGCACGGCTCGAGCGAGCAGCGCATCCGCTGGTTCCGCCGCGGCTTCGACACCGGCGACGCCCGCCAGTGCGACACGTTCGCGGTCCAGAATCACGCCCAGCTCTGATCGCCGGCCGCGCAGTCCACTCGCCCGCACCACGTCTCGACAGCTTGGGTTCACCCATGCCAACCTGGAACGCTCATGTCGAGGCGAGGAGCTGCGGAGTGATCTCGGAGCGCGCGAGCAGGGCCGCAGTCGCGCACGAGCGCTGGTGCCAGGTCGTCGCTCTCGCGACCGCGCTCGCGCTCGCGGGATGCGCCGGTCCGCCGCCGAGAGAAGAGCTCGGAGTGGATGTCCGTCTCACACCGCGCGACTTCCGGACCGACTTCGCCGCCGGAGGCGAGGACGCGAACGGGCCGCCCGAGTGGAGGGGGACGCTCGCGGTCGTGTGGTCGGGGAGCTTGGGCTCGGACCGGGAGCTGATGCGCGAGGCGACCCGGATGATCGGGGACGGCCTGTACCTGGTCGAGCTGGCGAGCGGCGAGCCGGTCGCGGGAGACGTCGTGGACGGCGTCGTTCGCGTCGACGGTGAGGTCGTCGAGGGCTACCCCGACGGCGGATCGCTGGCGTTGGGCGCGGTCAGCTTCGTGCCGGCCGCGCCGCTGCCGGAGGGCTGGTACGTGCTCGTCGCCGATCTCCGCGCGTGGTCGCGGAGCGGGGTCCCCACGACGCCCGCCGCGACTGAGAGCCGGGTCGAAGACGAGATGATGTTCGCTCGCTTTCGCATCGGCTCCGCGCCCGTCTGGTACGCGAGCGGCGCAGACTGCGGGCAGCGGCCCACGGATGAGGCCCCCTGGTGCAGGGCATGGGTGGGTCTCAGCGAGCCGGTCGATACGCTCG
Proteins encoded:
- a CDS encoding neutral zinc metallopeptidase, translated to MDIGGHRRSENFEDRGAGRRGRGGAGIGGFLFSFVLRKFGLPGLLVLGLVGVGVYFLAPDSVRQLLGSSGGEVQTSGASVCEASEGYAAACDFSRVVLASTEDVWAAQFSQGRLPSYGGGGAPSSYRAPTLVVFSGAVSTGGCGNATSDVGPFYCPGDGKLYIDPDFYRVMEQRLRAPGDFAQAYVIAHEVGHHVQNLIGSTRLGVRGESEAQVSVRVELQADCLAGVWGHFARSSLSITDEDLSEATQAAHSIGDDALGHSDEATFTHGSSEQRIRWFRRGFDTGDARQCDTFAVQNHAQL